In Candidatus Parvarchaeota archaeon, the genomic stretch GCCCTCGGTTGGGAAGCTTGCGTTTATTGACAGGTTAAGCCCCTGCATCGCACTTGTGACAACATCGGACTTTAGCCCGGCTTCGTCTATGTCAAGCACCTGTGAAGTGTAAAGATAGCCTTCCTCGTGCGCCCCTACAAGGCCGATTTTGACTGAGAAGGGCAGTATGTTGAGTTTTTGAAGTGCCTTTGCAACAGGAGGCAGTATTTTTGTCCCATTCTTTGCCACAACAGAGTCCTTTGCAACAACTATCTTGCCGCCTTTGAGCTGCACGTTAATGCCTGCGCCTTTAAGCTCTGACAAGGCAGGCCCTGGGGGCAAATCAGTGTCGCCTGCAGGAACGATTATGTCAAATGGCGCAACTTGTCCTGGCTTTGCGGCAACCTTGATGCTGTTGTCCTTGAAAAACTTGAATAGCTGGTATGGCGAAAGCTCTGAGAGCACAAGGGCGCAGGGAATGTTGACAAGCTTTGTTATGTCCCCACCTGCCTTTGCAGCCTCAAGCGCCCGCTTTATGACTGTGTTTTTTGCCTGGTAAATCTGAACCTTTCCCCTAAGCTTCTTTCTCATGGAC encodes the following:
- the rplJ gene encoding 50S ribosomal protein L10; its protein translation is MMIVMTKIKRKKDVAKKERIAITRKKEHASMLASKIKGAKVIALISLQNLPDRLLQSMRKKLRGKVQIYQAKNTVIKRALEAAKAGGDITKLVNIPCALVLSELSPYQLFKFFKDNSIKVAAKPGQVAPFDIIVPAGDTDLPPGPALSELKGAGINVQLKGGKIVVAKDSVVAKNGTKILPPVAKALQKLNILPFSVKIGLVGAHEEGYLYTSQVLDIDEAGLKSDVVTSAMQGLNLSINASFPTEGSINIVLGNAFMQATNMAANGNLYTDSTIGMLLSTAAVQGLAISKQVPAGASTAQEEKKA